The following are encoded in a window of Phaseolus vulgaris cultivar G19833 chromosome 3, P. vulgaris v2.0, whole genome shotgun sequence genomic DNA:
- the LOC137806623 gene encoding protein NRT1/ PTR FAMILY 2.13-like, with protein sequence MEPTLRNLPTTASESSHTNPKKKRGGWKAITFILGNETFERLAVFGLFANFMVYLTRELHLDQVTASNILSLWFGITNFAPLIGAFISDAYVGRFRTIAFASFGTLLGMIVVTLTSWLPQLHPPPCSPEEVASGECVRASNSQMGVLVLGLCLLTIGSSGVRPCSIPFGVDQFDSTTEEGKKGMKSYFNWYYTTFTMVLLVTQTVVVYIQDSVSWKIGFGIPTLCMLCSIIMFFVGTSFYVHVKPEGSIFSGVARVLVAAYTKRKLRFPTTEEKPEGAFYDPPLLGTTVLSKLPLTKQFRALNKGALIMEGELNPDGSIVNQWRLVSIQQVEEVKCLARIIPIWAAGILSLTSMAQQGTFTVSQALKMNRHLGPNFQIPAGSLMVISLITIALWLPFYDSFLVPKLRKITKHEGGITLLLRIGIGMVFSILSMVVVGMVEKVRRDSANSNPTPLGIAPMSVLWLAPHLILMGLCEAFNIIGQIEFFNSQFPEHMRSIGNSLFSCSFAAANYVSTIMVNVVHHTTTTHSHPDWLTNDINSGRIDYFYYLIAVLSTLNLIFFTFVARRYQYKGSVDFNDQTHEVELGSHKA encoded by the exons ATGGAGCCAACCCTCAGAAACCTTCCTACAACTGCTTCTGAATCATCACATACCAACCCCAAGAAGAAGCGTGGAGGATGGAAGGCCATAACGTTTATTTTAG GGAATGAAACTTTTGAGAGGTTGGCAGTGTTTGGTCTGTTTGCTAACTTTATGGTGTATTTGACAAGAGAACTTCACTTGGACCAAGTTACTGCTTCCAACATTCTGAGTTTATGGTTTGGGATCACAAACTTTGCACCACTCATTGGTGCCTTCATTTCTGATGCCTACGTTGGTCGTTTCCGAACCATAGCTTTTGCATCCTTTGGTACCCTTTTG GGGATGATCGTGGTGACTTTAACATCGTGGTTACCACAGTTGCACCCTCCACCTTGTAGCCCTGAGGAAGTTGCATCTGGTGAATGTGTTAGGGCAAGTAATTCTCAGATGGGTGTGTTGGTTTTGGGACTTTGCCTTTTAACCATAGGTTCTTCTGGGGTAAGACCATGCAGCATCCCATTTGGTGTTGACCAATTTGATTCAACCACAGAAGAAGGGAAGAAAGGGATGAAGAGCTACTTTAACTGGTACTACACCACATTCACTATGGTCCTTTTGGTCACTCAAACAGTGGTGGTGTATATCCAAGACTCTGTGAGCTGGAAAATTGGGTTTGGGATACCTACTCTCTGCATGCTCTGCTCCATAATCATGTTCTTTGTGGGCACAAGCTTTTACGTGCATGTGAAGCCTGAAGGAAGCATTTTTTCTGGTGTTGCTCGAGTTCTTGTGGCTGCTTATACAAAGAGAAAACTCAGGTTTCCAACTACTGAGGAGAAGCCAGAAGGGGCTTTCTATGATCCCCCACTTCTTGGGACCACGGTTCTGTCAAAGCTTCCTTTAACCAAACAATTCAG GGCCTTGAACAAAGGTGCTTTGATAATGGAAGGTGAGTTAAACCCAGATGGGAGCATAGTGAATCAGTGGAGACTTGTTAGCATCCAACAAGTAGAAGAGGTGAAATGCTTAGCCAGAATTATCCCAATTTGGGCAGCAGGGATCCTTAGTCTCACTTCCATGGCACAACAAGGGACATTTACTGTGTCACAAGCATTAAAAATGAACAGACACCTTGGACCCAACTTCCAAATCCCAGCTGGTTCACTTATGGTCATATCATTAATCACCATAGCTTTGTGGCTCCCATTCTATGACAGTTTCTTAGTGCCAAAACTTAGAAAAATTACTAAGCATGAAGGGGGCATCACTCTACTCCTAAGAATTGGAATTGGCATGGTGTTCTCTATTCTTTCTATGGTTGTGGTTGGCATGGTTGAAAAAGTGAGAAGGGATTCAGCAAATTCAAATCCAACGCCACTAGGAATTGCTCCCATGTCAGTCTTGTGGCTAGCACCACACTTGATCCTTATGGGACTCTGTGAGGCATTCAATATAATAGGACAAATTGAGTTCTTCAACAGCCAATTTCCTGAGCATATGAGAAGCATTGGCAATTCCTTGTTCTCGTGTTCTTTTGCTGCAGCCAACTATGTGAGCACCATAATGGTCAACGTGGTTCATCACACTACAACAACACATAGCCATCCAGATTGGTTGACAAATGACATAAATTCTGGGAGGATAGACTACTTTTACTACCTCATAGCAGTGTTGTCCACCCTCAACCTCATCTTCTTTACATTTGTTGCTAGAAGATATCAGTACAAGGGAAGTGTGGACTTCAATGATCAAACTCATGAAGTGGAGCTTGGATCTCACAAAGCCTAA